A window from Granulicella tundricola MP5ACTX9 encodes these proteins:
- a CDS encoding spore photoproduct lyase family protein, whose amino-acid sequence MEKELQEAGVVQGKLWHPRRVLITPEALKLAHGQAMLSRAEQLGAEVIKLKANRLTGFTAEDERSAYAHAKTSFAIVISPPGQRRLQPIPPSADWQFHIAQGCPAHCQYCYLAGSLSGPPVTRAYANLPEILEGLYEYLGKGTITSKSRERAEEGTTFEASCYTDPLGIEHLTGALAESIRFFGAWEAPVQLRWTTKFDAVDHLMKLDHHRRTRVRFSLNAASISRDFEGGTAKLSQRLRALRKMALAGYPVGLTIAPIMPVENWRGEYSTLISDIAQSLVGVPNIDLTVELITHRFTPTSKDVLIGWYPKKTLDLREEVRTQKRTKFGGFKYVYPKDSMAEMQQFFRELLTQRLPGSKILYWT is encoded by the coding sequence ATGGAAAAAGAGCTACAAGAAGCCGGCGTCGTTCAAGGCAAGCTCTGGCATCCTCGCAGGGTGCTCATTACCCCTGAGGCCCTGAAGCTGGCACATGGTCAGGCCATGCTATCCCGAGCCGAGCAGCTTGGCGCAGAAGTGATCAAGCTGAAGGCTAACCGGTTGACAGGGTTCACCGCCGAAGATGAACGCAGTGCTTACGCACATGCCAAGACGAGCTTTGCTATCGTGATCTCGCCTCCGGGGCAGCGCCGTCTGCAACCGATACCGCCTTCAGCGGACTGGCAGTTCCACATCGCACAGGGCTGTCCCGCGCACTGTCAGTACTGCTACCTTGCCGGATCCCTGAGCGGGCCTCCAGTGACCCGCGCTTACGCGAACCTACCGGAGATCCTCGAAGGCCTTTATGAGTATCTGGGGAAGGGAACCATAACCTCGAAGTCTCGCGAACGTGCTGAGGAGGGCACTACATTCGAAGCCTCTTGCTACACCGACCCTCTTGGTATCGAGCATCTGACCGGTGCTCTTGCAGAATCGATCCGTTTCTTTGGTGCATGGGAGGCACCCGTCCAGCTTCGTTGGACTACCAAGTTCGACGCAGTAGACCATCTCATGAAGCTGGACCATCACAGACGAACTAGAGTTCGTTTCTCCCTTAATGCGGCTAGCATTTCACGCGACTTCGAGGGCGGCACCGCCAAGCTTTCCCAGCGACTGAGAGCTCTACGCAAGATGGCTCTGGCCGGCTACCCAGTCGGTCTAACGATCGCACCTATCATGCCGGTGGAGAACTGGCGTGGCGAATATTCGACGTTGATCTCTGATATTGCTCAGTCTCTCGTAGGCGTGCCCAATATAGATTTGACGGTGGAATTGATCACTCACCGCTTCACCCCAACCTCCAAGGATGTCTTGATCGGCTGGTATCCGAAGAAGACCCTCGACCTACGGGAAGAAGTCCGCACCCAGAAGCGCACCAAGTTTGGAGGCTTCAAGTACGTCTATCCAAAGGATTCGATGGCAGAAATGCAGCAGTTTTTCAGAGAACTGCTTACTCAGCGCTTGCCCGGATCAAAGATCCTATATTGGACGTGA
- a CDS encoding response regulator, translating to MTILLVDDNHLVRELTKTLLRQVGYAVAEASNGQSAIQQAQTRRYDMLITDLEMPEMDGFELARHLTKDRAALPVLVLSGALPNVVPLQELQKRRWAFLPKPVDRKELIRTIDNNCLGWALHTQPGSSPQRSKLPIETMTTTV from the coding sequence GTGACTATCCTGCTCGTCGACGATAACCATCTCGTGCGAGAGCTGACGAAGACCCTCCTGCGTCAAGTCGGCTACGCCGTCGCTGAGGCATCGAATGGTCAGAGTGCGATACAACAGGCTCAGACGAGACGGTATGACATGCTCATAACCGATCTGGAGATGCCGGAGATGGACGGCTTCGAATTAGCACGCCATCTCACAAAGGATCGGGCGGCGCTACCGGTCTTAGTGCTCTCTGGTGCTCTGCCGAACGTTGTGCCACTCCAGGAACTTCAGAAGCGGCGCTGGGCATTTCTTCCAAAACCGGTGGATCGCAAAGAACTGATCCGCACGATCGACAACAACTGTCTTGGCTGGGCACTTCACACCCAGCCAGGGAGCAGTCCGCAGAGATCGAAACTTCCAATTGAAACAATGACAACAACCGTTTGA
- a CDS encoding ferritin-like domain-containing protein codes for MSVILTDPTPDTLSTQSAKLVENRSSVLTSRRCVLSTLAVAGAATAFSGSLAGCSSDGSVPLASSTPSVLDVLNFALNLEYLEASFYLYVTTGTGLSTADMGTGAGSVTGGAKVSFVNPIVAAVANQLATHERQHVEFLRSTITAVGGTPVPMPSINLAAGGAVTSDATFLAASRQLEAVGVSAYIGGAQYLTSSTAALTYAAQILDTESQHAGFIRELCIALGVTSPAVDSLDQPPTATQIFNTSNTTGLTPVRTTSQVLQIVYAAAGQTGVSKGGFFPNGLNGTIITS; via the coding sequence ATGTCAGTCATCCTCACCGATCCAACCCCGGACACCCTCTCCACCCAGAGTGCCAAGCTTGTGGAGAACCGTTCTTCTGTCCTCACCAGCCGCCGTTGCGTCCTCTCCACCCTCGCAGTCGCAGGCGCAGCCACCGCCTTCTCAGGCAGCCTTGCCGGTTGTTCCAGCGATGGCTCCGTGCCCCTCGCTTCCAGCACTCCTTCCGTCCTGGACGTCCTCAACTTCGCCCTCAATCTTGAGTACCTCGAGGCCAGCTTCTACCTCTACGTCACCACAGGCACTGGGCTTTCCACAGCCGACATGGGCACCGGCGCAGGCAGCGTCACCGGCGGCGCCAAGGTCTCCTTCGTCAACCCCATCGTTGCGGCCGTAGCCAACCAGCTAGCCACTCATGAGCGCCAGCACGTTGAGTTCCTCCGCTCCACCATCACCGCCGTCGGCGGCACACCCGTTCCCATGCCCAGCATCAACCTCGCGGCAGGCGGCGCGGTCACCTCGGACGCGACCTTCCTTGCAGCCTCGCGTCAGTTGGAAGCTGTCGGCGTCAGTGCTTACATCGGCGGAGCCCAGTACCTCACCTCCAGCACCGCCGCTCTCACCTATGCAGCCCAGATCCTCGATACAGAGTCCCAGCATGCAGGCTTCATCCGCGAGCTCTGCATCGCTCTCGGCGTGACCTCCCCAGCCGTGGACTCTTTAGACCAGCCCCCCACCGCCACCCAGATCTTCAACACCAGCAACACAACGGGCCTTACCCCCGTCCGAACCACCTCGCAGGTCCTGCAGATCGTCTACGCCGCAGCCGGTCAGACCGGCGTCTCCAAGGGCGGCTTCTTCCCCAACGGCCTCAACGGAACCATCATCACCAGCTAA
- a CDS encoding ferritin-like domain-containing protein, whose amino-acid sequence MSRYNLKSLLCPTETVNVEQLETDRRILAFDRTIQHLNRRGFLGAMLSAAAIGMVAGEREAHAQTATASITDVLNFALNLEYLEANFYLYVTTGSGLSLSLNGGGLAVQGAPPKIALTANTMAVAQALANDEVNHIADLRSAITSLGGTPIAQPLINLSANGAVTTQAQFLAAARQFTALGGSAYVGSAQLLVSNPSVLTTAGQILGAEGQHAGALAYLCVTQNVVSPAIDAQDIPPTATNYFTVDAVNALSPARNTSQVLGVAYGKSTATTTTPTTGVTMGGFFPNGVNGNVKST is encoded by the coding sequence TTGTCCCGTTACAACCTGAAGTCACTCCTTTGCCCCACCGAGACGGTTAACGTAGAGCAGCTCGAAACTGACCGTAGAATCCTCGCCTTTGATCGCACCATCCAGCACCTGAATCGTCGCGGCTTCCTTGGTGCCATGCTCAGCGCAGCCGCGATCGGAATGGTGGCCGGCGAACGCGAGGCCCATGCGCAGACCGCAACCGCATCTATCACGGACGTGCTCAACTTCGCCCTCAACCTCGAGTACCTCGAAGCCAACTTCTATCTCTACGTCACCACCGGCTCAGGCCTCAGCTTATCGCTCAACGGTGGCGGCTTAGCCGTACAGGGCGCACCCCCCAAGATCGCTCTCACCGCCAACACCATGGCCGTAGCCCAGGCGCTCGCCAACGATGAAGTCAATCATATTGCCGATCTCCGCTCCGCCATTACCTCGCTCGGCGGCACGCCCATCGCGCAGCCCCTGATCAACCTCTCCGCCAACGGTGCGGTCACGACGCAGGCTCAGTTCCTGGCCGCCGCACGCCAGTTCACCGCGCTCGGCGGCTCGGCATACGTCGGCTCCGCACAGCTTCTCGTCTCGAATCCCAGCGTCCTCACCACCGCAGGCCAGATTCTCGGCGCGGAAGGGCAGCATGCCGGTGCCCTGGCCTACCTCTGCGTCACCCAGAACGTCGTGAGCCCCGCCATCGACGCGCAGGACATCCCCCCAACCGCCACCAACTACTTCACCGTGGATGCCGTCAACGCGCTCTCGCCCGCGCGCAACACCTCGCAGGTCCTCGGCGTGGCCTATGGCAAATCCACTGCGACTACCACCACTCCCACTACCGGCGTGACCATGGGTGGCTTCTTCCCCAATGGCGTCAACGGCAACGTCAAGTCCACCTAG
- a CDS encoding Crp/Fnr family transcriptional regulator, with translation MAAPRTNLLLEALSPESRKRLIDLSKAVDLPIRTPLQAQDEQPKHAYIMLSGIASVVVNLPEGGSAEVAVIGREGITSCISLLGPSAPPSECFMQVAGSGYKILFADLKAAFLDSEEIRTRILELAQQQTLTMSQIAACNKLHDNEARLSRWLLMVQDRLQEDLLPLTQEFLAEMLGSRRTTVAVSAGTLQRAGMIEYRRGKVTSLSRENLEAAACDCYKVSQRLFQALYKTQE, from the coding sequence ATGGCCGCCCCACGCACAAACCTGCTGCTCGAAGCCCTCTCCCCGGAGAGTCGCAAGCGCCTGATCGACCTGTCAAAGGCAGTCGATCTCCCTATTAGAACTCCGCTTCAGGCGCAGGACGAGCAGCCGAAGCACGCCTACATCATGCTTTCAGGCATCGCGAGCGTGGTGGTGAACCTGCCTGAGGGCGGAAGTGCCGAGGTCGCCGTCATCGGCCGAGAGGGGATCACCTCCTGCATCTCTCTTCTCGGCCCGTCCGCTCCTCCTTCAGAATGCTTCATGCAGGTGGCAGGATCTGGGTACAAAATCCTCTTCGCAGATTTGAAGGCCGCGTTCCTCGACTCGGAAGAGATCCGCACCAGGATTCTGGAGTTGGCTCAGCAACAGACACTCACGATGAGCCAGATTGCCGCCTGTAATAAGCTTCACGACAACGAGGCACGGCTTTCCCGTTGGCTCCTGATGGTTCAGGATCGTCTTCAGGAAGATTTATTGCCGCTGACTCAAGAGTTCTTGGCAGAGATGCTTGGCTCACGCAGGACCACGGTAGCGGTGTCGGCTGGCACCTTACAGCGGGCAGGGATGATCGAGTACCGGCGCGGAAAAGTAACAAGTCTCTCCCGCGAGAATCTGGAAGCTGCCGCTTGTGACTGCTACAAAGTTTCTCAGCGCCTTTTTCAAGCCTTATACAAAACGCAGGAATAA
- a CDS encoding cold shock domain-containing protein: protein MYKGTVKWFNNAKGYGFLGREGDPDVFVHYSPIQIDGYKSLEEGDAVTFDIIQGETGRPQADRVSRAAV, encoded by the coding sequence ATGTACAAAGGCACAGTGAAGTGGTTCAACAATGCAAAAGGTTATGGATTCCTTGGGCGTGAGGGAGATCCTGACGTCTTTGTGCACTACAGCCCTATCCAGATTGACGGCTACAAGAGCCTTGAGGAAGGTGATGCCGTTACCTTCGACATCATCCAGGGCGAGACGGGCCGTCCTCAGGCAGATCGCGTCAGCCGAGCAGCGGTTTAG
- a CDS encoding ATP dependent DNA ligase translates to MLWLTSNLGLDSIIIGFYRGKEPVYASRVRAGFVRATRRKVFEQIKHLTSPKYPFTKLPEAASGHWGQGLTTEKMKECVWLKLETVAQIEPLAWTGADHLRHIKFVGLRDDKDLGNLIRKLRCA, encoded by the coding sequence ATGCTTTGGCTAACTAGCAATCTGGGTCTCGACTCCATCATCATTGGCTTTTATCGAGGCAAAGAACCGGTCTACGCCTCTCGCGTTCGTGCAGGATTCGTCCGGGCCACACGCCGCAAGGTCTTCGAGCAAATCAAACATCTCACCTCGCCGAAATACCCGTTTACCAAGCTGCCCGAAGCCGCAAGCGGGCATTGGGGTCAGGGACTCACAACCGAGAAGATGAAAGAGTGTGTCTGGCTCAAGCTGGAAACAGTCGCGCAAATCGAGCCCTTGGCGTGGACCGGCGCGGACCATCTGAGACACATTAAATTCGTCGGCTTACGCGACGACAAGGACCTTGGAAACCTAATAAGGAAACTTAGGTGCGCCTGA